A part of Paenibacillus donghaensis genomic DNA contains:
- a CDS encoding glycoside hydrolase family 2 protein — translation MNQNLTKSQIYNFNYEWKFKLADAFPLADAVEAWRDGAGSFFYEKEYNEQDWATVGVPHTYNDQDLFVARIKDAGSGQKRTFSFYRKWFRLPPFHNGKKVLIEFEGIRQTCYLYINGKMAGYYEAGIVPFAFDLTPYIEYDGDNLIAVATDNTSTRDLDYFVAETPNHPEAVPGAFMDSLTELESIPQSIRGVRYFWNCNDFNPSVGGLSRNISLHVKPKLYITLPIYSNLQTKGVYIYGTDYDIQHKQAVIHSQAEIRNETGCGKSVILDSVIYDHQGKEIGRISSGLTLIPAAQLPACPPLSITPVDAYRKEGERYLPQLEEEVEPTLTNSVEVTIVKHSALVSGLRFWSPDDPYLYTIHTELKLDGEVLDTTITQTGFRKVSYDADHGLMINDNQVWLTGYAQRSSNEWAAIGIAPDWLRDMDAKLVRESNANHIRFMHVAASPADIRSCDRYGVVCTQPAGDKEHENTGRQWDQRMEVMRDIMIYFKNNPSILFWEAGNNSINKEHMREMRLLKEKLDPDGGRFMGCRTLNTDEVVQEAEYVGTMLNRHAGRFQSEKMPVTETEYLREEAPRRVWDDFSPPDYDYDNLWLGLGGRKQPGGDCHDLTSEDLALYAARGYAEFFNDRIGGASAKNFYAAAAALCWTDSAQHGRQAASENARMSGRVDPVRIKKQSFEVFRTIQSPVPMVKIIGHWSYPQVGGSNYRYALKEFDGTYWRKTGEYSFRNPKDKTLYVLGSYSIARVELFINGKPAGVCDKPVDTFVFPFEHMDITQSGVITAKAYDYQGNQVAVDTIETVSSPSRLKLTAFTGDRGLLADGADVVYVDVEVLDEMGRLVPLAYDRIDFSIEGEGVFLGGYNSGRFNGFGKEDSVIHQNHVFAECGNNRVFIRSTRKAGNIRLTALMQGFPEESVVIQSCPADTGALSLEPGQYLAPNYDVAPVASGYPFKAIPEADAAKYVAEDKVYCKVLVDGQEPDTRGILSIYDHGSIYSPILFILERIKSQRPQLFDYSFDPEKGILTLTSDGTTVTAEKGRTHLLVNGEENLLNGEPYIHKQTFIVEINAVVSYIKEVVSYYDEKVRVFRIELP, via the coding sequence ATGAATCAGAATTTGACCAAGTCCCAGATATATAACTTCAATTACGAGTGGAAGTTTAAGCTTGCAGATGCTTTTCCTCTGGCGGATGCAGTGGAGGCCTGGAGAGACGGCGCAGGCAGTTTTTTTTATGAGAAGGAATACAATGAACAGGATTGGGCAACGGTGGGCGTTCCCCATACCTATAATGATCAGGATCTGTTTGTGGCCCGGATCAAGGATGCTGGCAGTGGTCAGAAAAGAACCTTCTCCTTTTACCGGAAATGGTTCCGGCTCCCCCCGTTCCATAACGGAAAAAAAGTGCTGATCGAGTTCGAAGGCATCCGGCAGACGTGTTACTTGTATATCAACGGAAAGATGGCAGGGTATTACGAAGCCGGCATTGTGCCCTTCGCCTTTGACTTAACGCCTTATATTGAATATGACGGGGACAATCTCATTGCTGTGGCAACCGACAATACTTCAACCAGGGATCTCGATTATTTTGTAGCGGAGACGCCGAATCACCCGGAGGCGGTACCCGGTGCGTTCATGGATTCCTTGACAGAGCTGGAAAGTATTCCGCAATCCATAAGAGGAGTCCGATACTTCTGGAATTGCAATGATTTTAATCCCTCGGTCGGTGGCTTATCCAGAAATATAAGTCTTCATGTGAAGCCGAAGCTGTATATCACACTCCCCATCTACAGCAATTTGCAGACAAAAGGGGTTTATATCTATGGTACGGATTATGATATTCAACACAAACAAGCAGTTATCCATTCCCAGGCAGAAATAAGAAACGAAACCGGCTGTGGCAAGTCTGTCATCCTGGATAGCGTCATCTATGACCATCAAGGAAAAGAAATAGGCCGCATCTCCTCCGGTCTGACCTTGATTCCCGCCGCCCAACTGCCCGCATGTCCTCCATTGTCGATTACGCCGGTGGATGCTTACAGAAAAGAAGGGGAGAGGTATCTGCCGCAGCTTGAGGAAGAAGTAGAGCCAACCCTAACAAACTCCGTTGAAGTCACAATTGTGAAGCATTCCGCCTTGGTTTCTGGGCTTCGGTTCTGGTCGCCGGACGACCCGTATCTATATACGATTCACACTGAGCTCAAATTGGATGGGGAAGTACTTGATACAACAATTACGCAGACGGGCTTCAGAAAGGTTTCTTATGATGCGGATCATGGGTTGATGATCAACGACAACCAGGTCTGGCTTACTGGGTATGCGCAGCGTTCCTCCAATGAATGGGCAGCCATCGGTATTGCCCCGGATTGGCTCAGAGATATGGATGCCAAGCTGGTCCGCGAAAGCAACGCCAACCATATCCGGTTTATGCATGTGGCGGCAAGCCCCGCGGATATCCGCTCCTGCGACCGTTACGGGGTCGTTTGCACACAACCGGCAGGCGATAAGGAACATGAAAATACGGGCAGACAATGGGATCAGCGGATGGAAGTCATGCGGGATATCATGATTTACTTTAAAAACAATCCATCTATCCTGTTCTGGGAGGCGGGCAATAACTCCATCAACAAGGAACATATGCGCGAAATGCGCCTGCTAAAGGAAAAGCTTGATCCTGACGGCGGCAGATTTATGGGCTGCCGTACCCTGAACACGGATGAAGTCGTCCAAGAAGCGGAATATGTAGGAACCATGTTAAACCGTCATGCCGGCCGCTTCCAATCCGAGAAAATGCCTGTAACGGAGACGGAATATCTGCGCGAGGAAGCGCCAAGGCGGGTCTGGGATGATTTTTCCCCGCCGGATTATGACTATGATAATCTCTGGCTTGGCTTGGGCGGGAGGAAGCAGCCGGGGGGCGACTGCCATGATTTGACCTCAGAGGACCTTGCCTTGTATGCGGCCAGAGGATATGCCGAGTTTTTCAATGACCGCATCGGGGGAGCCTCCGCCAAGAATTTCTACGCTGCAGCCGCTGCCTTATGCTGGACGGATTCTGCCCAACATGGAAGGCAGGCGGCTTCAGAGAATGCCAGAATGAGTGGGCGGGTAGACCCTGTGCGCATCAAAAAGCAGAGCTTTGAGGTATTCCGTACTATCCAGTCACCCGTTCCCATGGTCAAGATCATCGGTCACTGGAGTTATCCCCAGGTAGGTGGAAGCAATTACCGCTATGCGTTGAAGGAATTTGACGGGACGTACTGGAGGAAGACCGGGGAGTACAGCTTCCGCAATCCAAAGGATAAGACCCTGTATGTGCTGGGCAGCTACTCCATAGCGAGAGTGGAGCTGTTCATTAACGGCAAACCGGCAGGGGTCTGCGATAAACCTGTGGATACGTTTGTGTTTCCCTTCGAGCATATGGATATCACCCAATCCGGAGTCATTACGGCAAAGGCTTATGATTATCAAGGAAATCAGGTAGCAGTGGACACTATTGAAACGGTATCTTCGCCTTCCAGGCTGAAGCTGACAGCCTTTACCGGGGACCGAGGACTGCTGGCTGATGGTGCGGATGTTGTTTATGTAGATGTTGAGGTTTTGGATGAAATGGGCCGTCTTGTCCCCCTTGCTTATGACCGGATCGATTTCAGCATCGAAGGGGAAGGGGTTTTCCTCGGAGGGTATAACAGCGGACGCTTCAACGGCTTTGGAAAAGAAGATAGCGTCATTCACCAAAATCACGTTTTTGCGGAATGCGGCAATAACCGGGTGTTCATCCGTTCTACAAGAAAAGCCGGCAACATCCGGCTGACTGCGCTGATGCAGGGGTTTCCCGAAGAGTCGGTTGTCATTCAAAGTTGTCCTGCCGATACCGGGGCGCTCTCCCTTGAACCCGGGCAATACCTGGCTCCGAACTATGATGTAGCTCCTGTGGCAAGCGGTTATCCTTTCAAGGCTATTCCTGAGGCTGACGCGGCCAAATATGTGGCGGAGGACAAGGTCTATTGCAAGGTGCTGGTAGATGGGCAGGAGCCCGACACTCGCGGCATTCTAAGCATCTATGATCATGGCAGTATCTACAGTCCGATCCTGTTCATTCTGGAAAGGATCAAAAGTCAACGGCCTCAGTTATTTGATTATTCGTTTGATCCAGAGAAGGGGATCCTTACCCTGACTTCCGATGGTACTACTGTTACAGCGGAAAAAGGGCGCACGCACCTTCTAGTGAACGGGGAAGAGAATCTTCTGAACGGGGAGCCTTACATTCACAAGCAGACGTTTATAGTAGAGATTAATGCGGTGGTTTCTTATATCAAAGAGGTTGTCTCCTATTATGACGAGAAAGTGCGTGTATTCCGGATCGAACTTCCTTAA
- a CDS encoding TetR/AcrR family transcriptional regulator: protein MSDQDASSNTNTRKLKTYQEARMQNTENLRKLVVDAAATLLQEEGPEAVTVRKVSQKMNCSTKIIYNLFVNKEGLAQQLYLDGCKLLANEFERTPQAADPAQHLLNFGETFWQFGQHYCSYYKLMFGGAFADFKPDEESMRGTVTAMSQLLTVISNAQEQGLIPGQYDTESVIRIFWASLHGVIHLYMGGHLGDVQAAYAVYKQTLSLIVGSLFPNHSG, encoded by the coding sequence ATGAGCGACCAAGATGCCTCCTCCAATACGAACACACGAAAGTTGAAAACCTACCAAGAAGCTCGCATGCAAAATACTGAAAATCTCCGCAAGCTCGTTGTTGATGCTGCGGCAACGCTCTTACAGGAAGAGGGCCCGGAAGCCGTTACGGTGCGCAAAGTATCCCAAAAAATGAATTGCTCGACAAAAATCATTTACAACTTGTTTGTCAATAAAGAGGGCTTGGCCCAGCAGTTGTATCTGGACGGTTGCAAGCTCCTCGCTAACGAATTCGAGAGGACGCCGCAAGCTGCTGATCCGGCACAGCATTTGCTGAATTTTGGCGAAACCTTTTGGCAATTCGGGCAGCACTACTGCAGCTATTATAAACTGATGTTCGGGGGCGCTTTCGCAGATTTCAAACCGGACGAGGAAAGCATGCGCGGTACCGTAACGGCCATGAGTCAATTATTGACCGTGATCAGCAACGCGCAAGAGCAAGGACTAATTCCCGGCCAATACGACACCGAATCCGTTATCCGCATATTTTGGGCCTCGCTCCATGGCGTCATTCATCTTTACATGGGAGGACACTTGGGAGATGTACAAGCAGCCTATGCCGTATACAAGCAGACGTTGTCTTTGATTGTCGGCTCGTTGTTTCCAAATCATAGCGGCTAA
- a CDS encoding SDR family NAD(P)-dependent oxidoreductase, whose product MTNKGKWALVTGASSGIGEQFARQLAKQGSHLVLVARSESKLESLASELRKMHGIKAEVISMDLSKEGAPSELYQKCRLLKVDIELLINNAGFATHGLFEQVSGERQHEEVMLNVAAVVDMTHLFLPDMLRRSSGAVINVASTAGFQPLPYMAVYGATKAFVLSFTQALWFENRNRGIKFFALCPGSTDTSFFNVVGAEEASVGKKDTPERVVEVALRALKEGKVYVVPGVQNYLGAQLTRFITRKQGLRLVGSMLRPREGYSSNNKNPGNQSDLAGRTIR is encoded by the coding sequence ATGACAAATAAGGGGAAATGGGCGCTCGTCACGGGAGCTTCTTCCGGTATTGGAGAGCAATTCGCGAGACAACTGGCCAAACAAGGCAGCCATTTGGTACTCGTCGCCCGATCGGAGAGCAAGCTTGAGAGCCTGGCATCAGAGCTCAGAAAGATGCATGGCATCAAAGCTGAGGTTATCTCTATGGATCTTTCGAAAGAGGGCGCGCCCAGCGAGTTATATCAGAAATGTCGACTTTTGAAAGTGGATATCGAACTGCTGATCAACAATGCAGGCTTTGCTACACATGGTTTGTTTGAACAAGTGTCAGGTGAGCGTCAACATGAAGAGGTTATGCTCAATGTCGCCGCTGTTGTTGATATGACCCACTTGTTCTTACCGGACATGTTGCGCAGAAGCTCAGGTGCAGTTATCAATGTTGCCTCAACCGCCGGATTTCAACCACTTCCCTATATGGCCGTATATGGGGCAACGAAAGCTTTCGTCCTGTCGTTTACTCAAGCGTTATGGTTTGAAAACCGCAACCGCGGCATAAAATTCTTTGCACTTTGTCCCGGTTCGACGGACACCAGTTTCTTTAATGTCGTAGGAGCGGAAGAAGCCTCCGTCGGAAAGAAAGACACGCCAGAAAGAGTCGTAGAGGTTGCACTTCGCGCGTTGAAGGAAGGGAAAGTGTATGTCGTTCCGGGTGTACAGAATTATCTAGGGGCGCAGTTAACGCGTTTCATTACACGAAAGCAAGGTCTTCGGCTTGTTGGAAGCATGCTTCGTCCGCGTGAAGGATACAGCAGCAATAATAAGAATCCGGGTAATCAATCTGATCTTGCAGGGAGGACAATACGATGA
- a CDS encoding zinc-dependent alcohol dehydrogenase family protein, with amino-acid sequence MKAIQLTNGFGFEELTMTELDKPTPGPKEVLIRMRAASLNYRDLVVLSGLMPIEVKFPFIPLSDGAGEIVVIGQGVTRFQVGQRVAGNFQQRFIGGNPRPGVLEESLGGPLNGVAAEYVVLHEEGVVPIPDHLTYEEASTLPIAALTAWSMLIEYGGLQAGDTVLLQGTGGVSIFGLQFSLMAGARVIITSSSNDKLERAKALGAWQTINYSEVPDWDKAALELTGGVDHVLDVGGAATMGKSINALRTGGTVSMVGFLSGLTIPEYDVSSILQKAATVRGSQVGNRDHFEKMNRAIAHHRLHPVIDRVFPLDRIGEAFALLAEGKQYFGKIVVQI; translated from the coding sequence ATGAAAGCTATACAACTGACAAACGGCTTCGGCTTTGAGGAATTAACCATGACGGAACTCGACAAACCAACGCCAGGCCCTAAGGAGGTGCTGATCCGCATGAGGGCAGCTTCTCTCAATTATCGGGATCTAGTGGTCCTCAGCGGATTAATGCCGATCGAAGTCAAATTCCCCTTCATTCCATTATCAGACGGAGCGGGAGAAATTGTAGTCATTGGCCAAGGAGTAACTAGGTTTCAGGTCGGACAAAGAGTAGCAGGTAATTTTCAACAGCGCTTCATTGGCGGCAACCCAAGACCAGGGGTGTTAGAAGAAAGTCTGGGAGGTCCGTTGAACGGAGTGGCGGCCGAGTATGTCGTTCTACATGAAGAAGGAGTCGTCCCTATTCCCGATCACCTTACTTATGAAGAGGCCTCCACCCTGCCGATCGCGGCATTAACCGCATGGAGCATGCTCATCGAATACGGTGGTTTGCAAGCAGGTGATACCGTGCTGCTGCAAGGAACAGGCGGTGTCTCCATCTTCGGGCTTCAATTCTCGCTTATGGCCGGAGCACGAGTCATCATCACGTCGAGCAGTAACGACAAGCTGGAACGAGCAAAAGCTCTTGGCGCATGGCAAACGATCAACTATTCGGAGGTTCCTGATTGGGATAAGGCAGCGTTAGAGCTGACTGGCGGCGTCGACCATGTTCTGGATGTTGGAGGAGCGGCAACGATGGGGAAATCCATAAATGCACTTCGCACTGGAGGGACCGTGAGTATGGTCGGGTTCTTATCGGGCTTGACCATTCCAGAATACGATGTCTCCAGCATCTTGCAGAAAGCCGCAACGGTTCGCGGAAGTCAAGTCGGCAACCGGGATCACTTTGAAAAGATGAATCGAGCGATTGCCCATCATCGTTTACATCCCGTCATCGACCGTGTATTCCCTCTAGATCGAATTGGAGAAGCATTCGCGCTCTTGGCTGAAGGAAAGCAATATTTTGGTAAAATCGTAGTCCAAATCTAA